The Archangium primigenium genomic interval AAGATGCGCGTGGCGCTCGCCCGCATCCTGCTCATGAGCCCGGACGTGATGCTCCTCGACGAGCCGAGCAACCACCTGGACATCGAGTCGCTCATCTGGCTGGAGGGCTTCCTCAAGAACTACGAGGGCGCCATCCTGATGACGAGCCACGACCGCGAGTTCATGAACCGCATCATCACGAAGATCATCGAGATCGACGGCGGTGAGCTCACCACGTACTCGGGCAACTACGAGTTCTACGAGCAGCAGCGGGCCATCAACGAGAAGCACCAGCAGGCGCAGTTCGACCGCCAGCAGGCCATGCTCGCCAAGGAGCTCAAGTTCATCGAGCGCTTCAAGGCGCGCGCCTCGCACGCGGCCCAGGTGCAGAGCCGGGTGAAGAAGCTGGAGAAGATCGAGAAGGTGGAGCCGCCCAAGCGCCGCCAGACGCTGCTCTTCGAGTTCCAGCCGCCGCCCCGCTCGGGTGACGACGTGGCCAAGCTCGAGCGCGTGGTGAAGGGCTATGGCAAGCGCCGCATCTACAACGGCCTGGACTTCCTCGTGCGCCGCGGCGAGCGCTGGTGCGTGATGGGCGTCAACGGCGCGGGCAAGTCCACGCTGCTCAAGCTCATCGCCGGAGACTCGCGGCCGGACGATGGCGCGGTGACGGTGGGCGGCAGCGTGAAGATGGGCTACTTCGCCCAGCACGCCATGGAGATCCTCCGGCCGGACCACACGGTGTACGACTCGCTGGTGGACAAGTTCCCCCGCGCGTCGCAGGGCGCGCTCAGGGCGCTCGCCGGGTGCTTCGGCTTCTCCGGGGACGAGATCGAGAAGAAGTGCAAGGTGCTGTCCGGAGGCGAGAAGGCCCGGCTGGTGCTGGCGCAGATGCTGTTCGATCCGCCCAACTTCCTCATCCTCGACGAGCCCACCAACCACCTGGACATGGCCACCAAGCAGATGATGATCCAGGCCTTGTCCAACTACGAGGGCACCATGCTGTTCGTGAGCCACGACCGGCACTTCCTCGGCGCCTTGAGCAACCGGGTGCTGGAGCTGACGCCCGACGGCATCCACCAGTACGGCGGCGGCTACAACGAGTACGTGGCGCGCACGGGCCACGAGGCCCCGGGTCTGCGCAGCTGAGCGTGACCCCGAGTGGTTGAAGTCCCCGAGGGCGCCTGGAGACGGGCGCCCTCGTCGTTTGCGCCCTGAACCTGGGAGGGGTTCTGTCCATGTCGTCGGCTCACCGCTCACGCACGCTGGCCCGCGCGACGCTCACCCAGATGGGTGTGCGCGTCGCGGCCATCACCGCCCTGGCCACGCTCCTGAGCTATCTGCACATCTTCGACGTCTTCCTCGCGGAAGCGCTCGGCAACCTGGAGCGCGGCGCCACCCGGCACAGCCAGCAGGAGCAGGCGCTCTTCAAGGAAGCCGAGAGCGATCACGCCGTCCTCCGGCAAGCCTTGCAGGAGCGGATTCGCGATGGGCGGGCGTTGGATCCCAACCCCCGCTTCGACCGCCTGGTCACGCGCCTGCCGGACGGGACCCTGCGCAACCGCCTCGAGGGGTTCGATGGCACGCGCATGCCCTGCATCTTCATCGCCAGTGGGGTGAAGGACGACGCGGACTTCCGCCGCCGGATCCTGGCCGCGTATGACCTCGTGGAGCGCCATGGGCCCCTCCTCCACGTTCGCCACACGAATACCTATGTCACCCTGCCCGAGGCAGCCCTGGTGCAGTACTGGCCCGAGCAGCCGAACTGGTGTCAGGAGATGGATCCCGCGTTGATGAACCCGGAGTTCGAGTTCTTCACCGTCAGCACGCCCGAGCGCAATCCCGAGCGCCGCATGGTCTGGACGGGCATCACCACGGAGCCCATCTCCATCTCGCTCACCACGCCGGTGGACGTGGACGGCCGCTACTCCGCCGCGCTCGGGCTGGACATGCTCATCGATGACTTGAAGGCGCGGACCCTCGGGGACAGTCCGCCCGGGGCCTACAACCTCATCTTCAGCGACGCGGGAGAACTCATCGTCCATCCCGAGGTCAAGATGAAGCAGGGGGTGTTCGTCTACAACATCCTGCGCGAGGACCGGCCCCTGGAGACGCTCTTCGAGCAGCCGCTGTCCGCCGAGCAGCGCACCCATGTGCGTGCCATCTTCGACCGGGTCCAGGCGCGCGCGCCGGGTCAGAAGGTCCTGGAGCTGGCGGAGTACGACGAGTACCTCGCCGTGGCGTGGCTGAACGGTCCGCAGTGGCACCTGGTGACGGTGTTGCCCCGGAGCACGGTGTCCTCGCTGGCGCTCGGGGCCGCGCGCTACCTGCTCGCCTTTGGTCTGGCCTCGTTGATCCTGGAATTGCTCATCATGTCCTGGGTGCTCACGCGGCGGATCTCCCAACCCCTGCGCTTGTTCACCCAGGCCACGGACCGGGTCGCGGTCGGTGACTTCCAGGTCGCCCTGCCCCGCTCACGCGACGACGAGCTGGGACGGCTGGCGCAAGGCTTCGAGCTGATGGCGCACGAAATCCATCAGCGCGAAGCGGCGCTGCGGGAAGTCAACGAGGGGCTGGAGGGCCGCATCACCGAGCGGACCCGGGAGCTGCGAGACAAGAACGTCACGCTCGAGGAAGCGCTGACCCAACTCAAGCAGGCACAGGAGCTGCTCGTGGAGAAGGAGCGTCTGGCCTCCCTGGGAGCCTTGATGGCGGGCATTGGCCATGAGCTCAAGAATCCGCTCAACTTCGTGAACAACTTCGCCCAGCTCTCGGCGGGGCTCGTGGAGGAGCTGCGCGAGGAGTTGAGGCAACCCCCCTCGGGCCCGCCGGGCGACGCCCAGGCGCGGATGAACGAGCTGCTCGATTGGCTGACCCAGAACGTCAGGAAGATCGAGCAGCACGGAAAACGGGCCGACAATCTCTTGCGCGACATGCAGTTGCACACCCATGTGCGCGCCCACGCGCACGCGCCCACGGATCTCCACGCGTTGTTGGAAGAACAGCTGAGCCTGAGCGCTCAGAACGCGCGCATCGTGCACCCCGACCTGACGGTGCTCTTCCGCAAGGAGCTGGACCCGTCCTCGCGGACGGTGGAGGTGGT includes:
- a CDS encoding ABC-F family ATP-binding cassette domain-containing protein, with translation MIRLDNIGKQHGQQILFVEASAQLNKGEKVGLVGPNGAGKSTLFRMVVQREHPDEGQVSVDRGVTIGYFDQDVGEMSGQSAVAAVMDGAGPVSEIASELKGLEAAMADPDRMDEMDKLVERFGVVQGRYEELGGYALEGRAREILAGLGFSEEMMDGDVGALSGGWKMRVALARILLMSPDVMLLDEPSNHLDIESLIWLEGFLKNYEGAILMTSHDREFMNRIITKIIEIDGGELTTYSGNYEFYEQQRAINEKHQQAQFDRQQAMLAKELKFIERFKARASHAAQVQSRVKKLEKIEKVEPPKRRQTLLFEFQPPPRSGDDVAKLERVVKGYGKRRIYNGLDFLVRRGERWCVMGVNGAGKSTLLKLIAGDSRPDDGAVTVGGSVKMGYFAQHAMEILRPDHTVYDSLVDKFPRASQGALRALAGCFGFSGDEIEKKCKVLSGGEKARLVLAQMLFDPPNFLILDEPTNHLDMATKQMMIQALSNYEGTMLFVSHDRHFLGALSNRVLELTPDGIHQYGGGYNEYVARTGHEAPGLRS
- a CDS encoding sensor histidine kinase, whose translation is MSSAHRSRTLARATLTQMGVRVAAITALATLLSYLHIFDVFLAEALGNLERGATRHSQQEQALFKEAESDHAVLRQALQERIRDGRALDPNPRFDRLVTRLPDGTLRNRLEGFDGTRMPCIFIASGVKDDADFRRRILAAYDLVERHGPLLHVRHTNTYVTLPEAALVQYWPEQPNWCQEMDPALMNPEFEFFTVSTPERNPERRMVWTGITTEPISISLTTPVDVDGRYSAALGLDMLIDDLKARTLGDSPPGAYNLIFSDAGELIVHPEVKMKQGVFVYNILREDRPLETLFEQPLSAEQRTHVRAIFDRVQARAPGQKVLELAEYDEYLAVAWLNGPQWHLVTVLPRSTVSSLALGAARYLLAFGLASLILELLIMSWVLTRRISQPLRLFTQATDRVAVGDFQVALPRSRDDELGRLAQGFELMAHEIHQREAALREVNEGLEGRITERTRELRDKNVTLEEALTQLKQAQELLVEKERLASLGALMAGIGHELKNPLNFVNNFAQLSAGLVEELREELRQPPSGPPGDAQARMNELLDWLTQNVRKIEQHGKRADNLLRDMQLHTHVRAHAHAPTDLHALLEEQLSLSAQNARIVHPDLTVLFRKELDPSSRTVEVVPQDLGRALLNLLDNAVYAVAEKRKRLGPAFTPEVTVTSRSEGAWVRIVIHDNGIGIPSKVLDKVFSPFFTTKPAGVGTGLGLSICQDIVVRQHGGELRIESEEGHSTQCTLRLLQKRP